TATTAAAAAAAAAACAATCAAAACCATAATAAACTTTATTAAATTTTAATATTAAAAAGGTATTTTAAATTTTTATAAAAAAAAAAAAAAAAAAAAAAAAAAAATTAAATTTTATTTTTTTTAAATTTTTTTTTTTTTTTTTTTTTTTTTTTTTTTTAATTATTTATTTATTTTACTTTTATATGTTAAAAATTTATTTATTGTAATACTTCTATTGGTTTTCTATCTCTTCACAAATTAAATCACCAAGCACTGATGTGGTAACTATCTTAGAATCGCTATAAGCGATATCGCGAGTTCTATATCCCTTCTTTAAAACACTATCCACAGCTTTTTCTATATCATCTGCAATATCACTTCTCATATAGGTAAATCTGAACATCATCGCAACACTTAATATCTGTGCTACAGGATTTGCTATATTTTTCCCCGCGATATCAGGTGCTGAGCCACCACCTGATTCATATAATCCAAAATTATCATCTCTCAATGAAGCACTTGGTAACATCCCAAGACTTCCAGCAACCCCAGCAGCTTCATCAGTCAATATATCACCAAACATATTTCCACAAAGTACAACATCAAACTGAGCCGGATTTCTTACCAATTGCATAGCAGCGTTATCAACAAGCATATGTTCGCATTTTACATCAGGATAATCTTTTGAGAGCTCTTCGACTACTTCTCTCCAGAAAACCATAGTGGTTAATACGTTTGCCTTATCAATCGAGGTTAATTTCTTATTTCTTTTTCTCGCAATTTCGAATGCGACCCTTGTTACTCTTTCTATTTCCCAGCGTTTGTAAACCATTGTATCATATGCTTTTTCATTACTGTCATTACCTTCTCTTCCTTTTGGATCTCCGAAGTATATCCCGCTTGTAAGTTCTCTAACAAACATTATATCAAATCCATCTTTAATAATTTTA
This genomic window from Candidatus Neomarinimicrobiota bacterium contains:
- the leuB gene encoding 3-isopropylmalate dehydrogenase; the encoded protein is MEYKIAVLPGDGIGPEIVNEAVKVINTISNKYNLKINLKYGLVGGSAWDKYKHHLPEETLEVCRQSDAILFGAVGGPVNEQNLPKWKGAERTALLGLRKEFDLFANLRHIRLPDYLIDSSPLKNKIIKDGFDIMFVRELTSGIYFGDPKGREGNDSNEKAYDTMVYKRWEIERVTRVAFEIARKRNKKLTSIDKANVLTTMVFWREVVEELSKDYPDVKCEHMLVDNAAMQLVRNPAQFDVVLCGNMFGDILTDEAAGVAGSLGMLPSASLRDDNFGLYESGGGSAPDIAGKNIANPVAQILSVAMMFRFTYMRSDIADDIEKAVDSVLKKGYRTRDIAYSDSKIVTTSVLGDLICEEIENQ